From one Haloplasma contractile SSD-17B genomic stretch:
- a CDS encoding cob(I)yrinic acid a,c-diamide adenosyltransferase, with translation MSVYTKGGDKGKTDLIGKRVSKDDIRIEINGLIDEVLTELAFLIYDINNENQLSIYIEELNYIYKLLFNIQSIIADLNNIIGLSINENDVKELENKIDYYDSDLPKLTHFITYIGHPTAMQGQKVRAKIRTIERRIIELNHQEEVNSNILSYINRLSDYFYILSRKINCIYNIQEKRI, from the coding sequence ATGAGTGTTTATACTAAAGGTGGAGACAAGGGTAAAACAGATTTAATAGGAAAAAGAGTAAGCAAGGATGATATTAGAATTGAAATTAATGGTTTGATTGATGAGGTGCTTACAGAGTTGGCCTTTTTGATCTATGACATTAATAATGAAAATCAATTAAGTATATATATCGAAGAATTAAATTATATATACAAACTATTATTTAATATTCAAAGTATAATTGCTGACTTAAACAACATAATTGGTCTGTCTATTAACGAAAATGATGTTAAGGAATTAGAAAATAAAATTGATTACTACGATAGTGATTTACCAAAACTAACGCATTTTATCACATATATCGGCCATCCTACTGCAATGCAAGGTCAAAAAGTGAGAGCCAAAATACGAACAATCGAAAGACGTATCATCGAACTAAACCATCAAGAGGAAGTTAATTCAAACATATTAAGTTATATAAATCGTTTATCAGATTATTTCTATATATTGTCGCGAAAAATAAATTGTATATACAATATCCAAGAAAAAAGAATTTAA